The nucleotide sequence TCGCTTGATTCGCGCGCCGAGCTGGAAGCGAAGGAACGTCGGGCTGTCCATGGTGGTCATTGTGCTCCGGGTCTCGGCAGTCTGCGCCGTTCACACGCCGTAGTACATGAATGGCCTACAGTCATTGACCTGGTAAAAATGCGCGCGCAATATGGATGCCGGGTGCGGTGGTCGGGTGACTAACTCGAAGGCCCGGCCACCGTGCTCCCAGCCGACGGGAGGTCAGGCGTGTTCTTGGTCCGGTGGTACCTGAACGAGCTGCGTGAGGTCTTCAAGCGACACGGGCCGGTGCACTCGTGGCTATACGACAAGTGGATGTGCCGTTGTGGGGAAGTGTGGCCATGTCCCGTACGCCACGGCCGAGTGAAGGACTACCGGTGGCATCAGGAACCCGAGCGACGCGAGCGGCGGGGCATCTTCTTGATCTCGTCTGCTCGGCATGGGCGTTGGGTTCGGATGCGATGAACCGCGCGCCCGTACCCGGGGATGTGGTCGGGGTCGGCCCTGCCGCCAACATCCAGTTCCGGGGAGAACGCAAGCTCGTGCTGCGCGTCGTGGCGGTGGACTCCCGCCCGACGTACTACGGCTGGGCGTGGATCGCCGGCTACGTCCTTGGACGAAACGAAATCGCCACCGACAAGCGGGAAATCTATGTCCAGGTCGCCGGACTGAAGTTGTTGCGGCCTGCGGCACGGCGCATCTAACCCGTACTGCCCCTGACCCCGGTGCCACTATCACCCGGGGGCCAGTAGCTGCTGTGTACGACTCCGGGTGTTCTGTCGGCTGGGCCGGGCCGCCGGGGTCGGTGGCGGGCGCCGCGTCGGCGGCGGTTGCGCCGGGCGGCAGGGCTGCGGCCAGCACGGCTACCCGGCATGGCGTAGGTCCCGTTCGGGTAACGGTTCGGCGCGGCAGGTCTGTTCTTCGGTGTTCTCGCAGGTCCGGTCGGTCTTCGTCGCGGCGGCACCGCTTGACAAGCGACCGGCGTCACACCTAGCGTCCGGTTCTGTTGGATCGTTTCATTGCCGTACAGATCGTCTCGTTGCCGTACCGCACGACCCGTCACCGTCAACTACCGCCCCGCGACCCGGCAGGCGTCGAGCCAGGACGCGCCGCTGCCCACCCCGGCACCCCTGCGCCCGCACAGGCAAGCGGTTTCCTGCTCCGACGTCCGCACCACCGCACCGCCGGTCGCGCCTGGAAGGAGAATGTCCATGGTGCACATCCGACGGGCCCGCCGAGCCGGAAGGGCGGCGGCTCTCGCCGCGACGGCCCTGCTGGTTCTGCCACTCGCCGCCTGTGGTGGGAACGACGCCTCGGACGGCCCGGTCACCCTCGACTTCACCTGGTGGGGCAACGAAGACCGGGCAAAGGTGACCGAGCAGGCCATCGACCTGTTCGAGAAGAAGTACCCGAACATCAAGGTGAACACCTCGTTCGGTGCCTTCGACGCGTACTTCCAGAAGCTCTCCACCCAGATCGCCGGTGGCGACGCACCCGACGTGGTCCAGATGGACCGTGCCTACCTGCGGGAGTACGCCGACCGCAACGCGCTGCGCGACCTCACCGAGTACATCGAGGACGGCACCCTGAAGGTCGGCGACATCACGCCGACGCTGTTGCCGGCCGGCAAGGTGGGCGACGAGACGTACGCGGTGCCGATCGCGCAGAACACCCAGGGTGTCGTCTACGACCCGGCGCTCTGGCAGCGGGCCGGCGTGCCGGCGCCGAGCCCCGAGTGGAGCTGGGCCGACCTCCAGACGGCCGGGCAGAAGCTCAGCCGGTCCAGCGGCGGCAAGGTCGCCGGCTTCGGCGACTTCGGCTTTGCCATCGACTGGTTCGACATCTGGCTGCGCCAGCGGGACAAGGCCATCTACACCGACGACGGCAAACTCGGCTTCACCGAGGCGGAGCTGACCCAGTTCTGGACGATGACCGGCCAGATGCGGGCCGTCGGTGCGCTGGCCCCGCCGGCGCTCACCACCCAGCTCGACGGCTCGGTGCAGAACTCCTCGCTGATCAAGAAGGGCGTCACCGCCGAGGTCAACTACGACTCCGGCTTCACCGGCATGGTCAGCGCGTACGGCGCGCCGCTGGCCATCGCGCCGATGCCGAGCGACACCCCGAAGCGGGGGATGATCGCGGCGATGTCGATGGCCTACAGCGTGGCCCAGCGCAGCGAGCACCCTGAGGAGGCGACCATGCTTGTCGACTTCCTGGTCAACGACGTCGAGGCCGGCAAGGTGCTGGCGGTCTCCCGGGGCATGCCGGCCAACGCCAAGGTGCGGGACGCGATCGCGCCGAGCCTGTCCCCGAACGACAAGCTGGTCTACGAGTTCGAGCAGTCGGTCGTCGACAAGCTGCTGCCGACCCCGCCGCCGCAGCCCAAGGGCGGCGGCGCGGTGAAGGCCGAGTTCCAGCGGATCTACGACGAGGTCATCTTCGGCCGGATCCCGGCTGCCGAAGGCGCGAAGCGGGTTATCGACGAGGCCAGGGGCCAGCTCGGCTGAGCGTCGGTAACCGGCTCTCCTCGGTCGGGCGCCCACCGGACGGTGCTGCGGGCGGGGCCGACCGCCCCGCCCGAGGACGGCCGACCTGCCGACGGCGGTGCCCGGACCAGCCGCTTTCTGGTCCGGGCACCGCCGTCACTGTGCGATTACGGCTCAGAGCAGGCCGTCGGTGAGCAGGTCGGTGGTGCCGCCCAGGTCGGCGGTGCCGCCGACCAGCCCGGTCACGCTGCCCACGGTGCTCTCGACGGTGCCGGTGACGCCGACGGTCCCGGTCACGTCGGTCACGCCGCCGACGGTGTCGGTCACGCCGTCCAGGCCGACGGTGCCGAGCGTGCCGTCGACGGTCCCGGTGACCCCGCTGACCGTGCCGGTGACGCTACCCACGGTGCCGTCCAGGTCGGCGACGTTGCCGAGATCCGCGACGTTACCCAGGTCGGTGATGGTGCCCAGGTCGGCCAGGTCGGTGACGTTGGTCAGGTCCGTCACGCTGCCCAGGTCGCCGGCCCCGACCAGGCCGGTGGTGCCCGCGACCGTGGAGGTCACGGTGGTGGCGGCGAAGTCGGCGGTGCCGAGCACACCGTCGACGGTGTCGACGCCGCCCGCGGTGCCGAGCACCGTCGAGTCGAGGCTGTCGGCCAGGTCGTGCACCCCGGACAGGTCCACGCTCAGGCCGTTGTCCAGGCCCAGCACCGGCAGGGTGGAGCCGACGCCGACCTCGACGCCGTTCGGGTCCACGCTGACGGCACCCAGGCCGGCGAGGTCGACGTCGACGTCCGTGCTGTAGACACCGGCGGTGAACTGGTTGGCGACGGTCTGCACCTGGCCGACGACACTGGTCGGGCCGAGGCTGACCGAGCCGAGGCCGAGGCTCTCCACCGCGCTGAGGTCGGTCAGCCCGGCCAGCGGTACGGAGTCGACAACCAGCGGGATGACGTCCGCGACGTCGCCGGGAACCACGTCGCAGAGCCCGACGCTCTCCAGCGTGCCGGTCGGGTCGAGCTCGTAGGCCGCGCGCAGGTCCACGTCGGTCAGCAGGTTGACCACGAACTCGTGCAGGGTCTGGGTCGTTTCCACGGCGGGAGCCGACTCGGTGGCGGGGGCCGGGGCGGGGGCCGGAGCCGGGGCGGGGGTCTCCACGGTCGGTGCCGATTCCACGGTGACGATCTCCTCAGAGTTGGGCGGGATGATCTGGGCATGTCGTTCCAGATCTGGCGTCGACCGTACGGGCCTGCCGAGGTACCGGACATCGGGGACGACACCCCGTTCTCGCCCCAACCGGTTGGGTGTGCGAACCCCTGCCGGGTTAGGGGCATAGGGGGTGCCGACGGGTGCTGACCCGGGGCTGCGGCTCGGGTGCCGGGCCGGTGCGCCCGGCCCGACCGACGGAACGGCCCAGCTCAGCCCAGCGCGGCCCGCCCAGCTCAGCCGATCGCGGCCGGCCCGGTTCCGAGCGGGCGGGTGCGCTCCGGTGCGGGGGCTGGACCGGGCACGTGCCCGGTCCAGCCGGCCGGCAGTACGCCGACTTCGGGGCGTGCACCAGCAGCACCCGGGCACGGAACCGGTACAGTGCCGCCCCGACCGACTCCGCGACGGAGGTCGCCGCGTCGGGCGGATCGACCGGGGTGAACCGCGGCCGGGCGGTCCGATCGCGCCGATCCGGTCCACCCGGAACGTACGCCAGCCGTCCCGGTCGGCGTCCCGGGCGACCAGATACCAGCGGCGCGGTGTGCACCAGCCGGTGCGGCTCGACCCGCTGGCCTGCCGTGCCGTCCCGGCCGGTGTACCAGTCCGCAATCGGGGCTAGCCTGCCAGACATGGACATCGACTGGACCGGACAACTCTTGGACCAGCTGGACTGGCACTGGCAACACCAGCTGCGACCCCGGCTCGACGGGCTGACCGACGCCGAGTACCACTGGGAGCCGACCGGCGGCGGCTGGGGCGTACGACCGCGCGACGAGGTCGACCCAACCAGCGCGCACGGCGCCGGCCGGTACGTCGTCGAGTACGCGGTGCCCGCGCCGGTGCCGCCACCGGTCACCACCATCGCCTGGCGGCTGGGACACCTCGTGGTCGGAGTGTTCGGGCAGCGCAGCGCGGCGCACTTCGGAGCACCGCCGGTCGACTACGACAGCTTCGAGTTCGCGGGCACCGCCGACGCGGCGCTGCACCAACTCGACACGGCGTACGCGACCTGGCGGGACGGCGTACGCGGGCTCGGCGCGGCGGGGCTGGCCCGGCCGTGCGGCCCGGCCGAGGGGCCGTACGCCGACTACCCGCTGGCCGCCCTGGTGCTGCACATCAACCGCGAGACCATCCACCACGGCGCGGAGATCAGTCTGCTCCGTGACCTCTACCGGGCCCGGCGGTGACGGCGATGGCGTACGAGTTCCAGGTGACCCAGGACAGCGCCGACCCGCACGTGTGGAAACGGCTACCGCCACGGAATCTCCGGCGCCGGGGTGAGCGGCGCCTCGAGATCCCGGCTCGGCGCACCCGGTCCCGACGGCAACGGCCGTCGACGGCCGCCGTCGAGTGCGGTCGGGCATACATCGGTGCCGATAGCGAGATGGGATCAGGACGGCGGCTGCAGGTCAAACGGCGTCCACATGGGTCAGTTCTGCGGCTACGGCGGCCAGCTCGGCCTCCCACCTGAGGGATGCCCGGATCATGGGGAAGGGAGGGCTACGGGGTGATCGCAGGGAACGGGGCGTCGTGGTTGAGGGAGTTGATCAGGGTGAGGATCGCCTGGGGGCCGCCGTTCGCGTCCACGTACCGGCTGACCCTGCACGCCGCCTTGGCGTACACCTGCTCGTCGCTCCTCGCGGCCCGCAACCACTCGTCGAGCGTCTCCGGCAGGGCCTCGTCAGAGGCGAGCCGGCACCGGTCCCCGCCGGTGTGCGGCAGCAGGTACCGCTCGTCGCCAGCGATCAGCACCGCCAGGCCCTCGTCGAACCACTGGGGCACGTGTCCGGCGTCGAGGCGCTGATGCAGCTCGACGTGCGACATCTCGTGCGCCGCGATCACCGCATCGAGGCCGCGCGGAGACAGCATGACCGCGCGGTTCAGCACGGCGACGCCGCGTTCCCCGCCGCCGCCGATTTGGGAGTAGCACGCGGCGGTGTCGCAGGCAAGTACCGTCGGCGAGCTGGCGCGGCCGCCGTAGAAGCCGGCGACTCGGGCGTTCGCCTCGGTGTACAGCGCCACGATCTGCTGTCGCCGGGCTTCGGACAGGCCCCGTTCGGCGTACAGCCCGTCGCGCAGCGGGATGAGGCCGTAGCAGCGGGGGCAGGTCGTCGCGGCGACGGACGGGTACGCGTACGCGAGCGCACCGGTGGTCGCTGCTAGCACCGCGACCAGCACGCCCGCCACCCACACGGCGACCCGCCGCCGTCGTGTCAGCTTCATCGGCACAGCCTCGCCGGGACGGTCACGGCGGTGAAGCGTGCCAGCCCGACCCGCCGCTACGTGCCAGCACGCAGTCCGAGGAAGGTGAGCACGGCGAGCACCCGCCGGTGGCCGTCCGGGCTCGCCGGCAACCCGATCTTGTCGAAGAGGCTGGCGATGTGCTTCTCGACGGTGCGTTCACTGATCCCAAGTCGCTGACCGACGGCCTGGTTGGAGCGGCCCTGCGCCATCAGCCCGAGGACGTCGCGCTCACGTCCGGTGAGGCCGTCGAGCGCCCCGGGCCGCCGCGCGGCGCGACCGACGAGGAGTGCGACGACCTCCGGGTCAGTCACCGTGCCTCCGCGCGCGACCTGGTCGAGGGCCGCGGTGAGCTCCGCCACGTCGGCCACACGGTCTTTCAGCAGGTACCCGAGTCCGCGCGACCCGTCGGAGAACAGGTCGAGGGCGTACGTCACCCGCACGTGCTGGGACAGCACCAGCACGCCGGTACCGGGGTGGTCGGTCCGGATCCGCCGCGCGGCGCGCAGACCCTCGTCGGTGTACGAGGGCGGCATCCGGATGTCGACGATGGCCACGTCGGGCCGCGCCGCCTCGACCTGGGCCAGCAGGGTCGGTTCGTCGCCGGCTGCGCCCACCACGTCGATGCCGGCCTCCACGAGCAGCCGCTGCAGCCCTTCGCGCAGCAGGGCGGCGTCGTCAGCCACGATCACCCGCACGGCAGCTCCGCACGCACCGTCGTGCCGCCGGCCGGCCCACCGCGTACCGTCAGAGAGCCACCCGCGCCCTCGACCCGCTCGGTGAGCCCGCGCAGGCCGCTGCCACCGGCGATGTACGCGCCTCCGACGCCGTCAT is from Micromonospora sp. WMMD1102 and encodes:
- a CDS encoding response regulator transcription factor encodes the protein MRVIVADDAALLREGLQRLLVEAGIDVVGAAGDEPTLLAQVEAARPDVAIVDIRMPPSYTDEGLRAARRIRTDHPGTGVLVLSQHVRVTYALDLFSDGSRGLGYLLKDRVADVAELTAALDQVARGGTVTDPEVVALLVGRAARRPGALDGLTGRERDVLGLMAQGRSNQAVGQRLGISERTVEKHIASLFDKIGLPASPDGHRRVLAVLTFLGLRAGT
- a CDS encoding DinB family protein, translating into MDIDWTGQLLDQLDWHWQHQLRPRLDGLTDAEYHWEPTGGGWGVRPRDEVDPTSAHGAGRYVVEYAVPAPVPPPVTTIAWRLGHLVVGVFGQRSAAHFGAPPVDYDSFEFAGTADAALHQLDTAYATWRDGVRGLGAAGLARPCGPAEGPYADYPLAALVLHINRETIHHGAEISLLRDLYRARR
- a CDS encoding IniB N-terminal domain-containing protein → METTQTLHEFVVNLLTDVDLRAAYELDPTGTLESVGLCDVVPGDVADVIPLVVDSVPLAGLTDLSAVESLGLGSVSLGPTSVVGQVQTVANQFTAGVYSTDVDVDLAGLGAVSVDPNGVEVGVGSTLPVLGLDNGLSVDLSGVHDLADSLDSTVLGTAGGVDTVDGVLGTADFAATTVTSTVAGTTGLVGAGDLGSVTDLTNVTDLADLGTITDLGNVADLGNVADLDGTVGSVTGTVSGVTGTVDGTLGTVGLDGVTDTVGGVTDVTGTVGVTGTVESTVGSVTGLVGGTADLGGTTDLLTDGLL
- a CDS encoding extracellular solute-binding protein, with the protein product MVHIRRARRAGRAAALAATALLVLPLAACGGNDASDGPVTLDFTWWGNEDRAKVTEQAIDLFEKKYPNIKVNTSFGAFDAYFQKLSTQIAGGDAPDVVQMDRAYLREYADRNALRDLTEYIEDGTLKVGDITPTLLPAGKVGDETYAVPIAQNTQGVVYDPALWQRAGVPAPSPEWSWADLQTAGQKLSRSSGGKVAGFGDFGFAIDWFDIWLRQRDKAIYTDDGKLGFTEAELTQFWTMTGQMRAVGALAPPALTTQLDGSVQNSSLIKKGVTAEVNYDSGFTGMVSAYGAPLAIAPMPSDTPKRGMIAAMSMAYSVAQRSEHPEEATMLVDFLVNDVEAGKVLAVSRGMPANAKVRDAIAPSLSPNDKLVYEFEQSVVDKLLPTPPPQPKGGGAVKAEFQRIYDEVIFGRIPAAEGAKRVIDEARGQLG